From a region of the Mycobacterium sp. SMC-8 genome:
- a CDS encoding alpha/beta hydrolase produces the protein MDIHSYAAFVPDTYTAAMTPPVSTWWPWRGATVHIARAVVAEAAVRVMLVHGGGGYSGALWPATAVAAGDGADVLAPDLPIYGDTVVPDPAGVRYDDWIDLLCDLVTAERAADPRPLILFGASMGGMVAYEVAARTRQVAAVVATCLLDLSDPAARAAATRFAWMGRPAPALLRAVDPVLGRVRVPIRWLADMAAMSTDRRLSQLCASDPRGGGVSVPLGFLASWMNFGHTAPESFDAAPVTLVAPAADTWTPPGLSVRFLQRISAPTEVVLLENCGHYPIEEPGLAQLRDAVTRVAERAGTQ, from the coding sequence ATGGACATCCACAGCTACGCCGCGTTCGTCCCCGACACCTACACCGCCGCAATGACCCCGCCGGTCAGCACGTGGTGGCCGTGGCGCGGCGCCACAGTGCACATCGCGCGCGCGGTCGTCGCCGAGGCTGCGGTGCGCGTCATGCTCGTTCACGGAGGCGGCGGATACAGCGGCGCGCTGTGGCCCGCCACCGCGGTCGCGGCCGGAGACGGGGCCGACGTCCTCGCCCCCGACCTTCCGATCTACGGCGACACCGTCGTACCCGACCCGGCCGGCGTGCGCTACGACGACTGGATCGACCTGCTGTGTGACCTGGTGACCGCGGAACGGGCCGCCGACCCACGCCCGCTGATCCTGTTCGGCGCCAGCATGGGCGGCATGGTGGCCTATGAGGTCGCGGCCCGCACCCGGCAGGTCGCCGCCGTCGTCGCGACCTGCCTGCTGGACCTGTCCGACCCCGCGGCCCGCGCCGCGGCGACCCGCTTCGCCTGGATGGGCAGGCCCGCGCCGGCGCTGCTGCGCGCGGTCGATCCTGTTCTGGGCCGGGTACGGGTGCCGATCCGATGGCTCGCTGACATGGCCGCGATGAGCACCGACCGGCGGCTGTCACAGCTGTGCGCGTCGGACCCGCGCGGCGGCGGCGTCAGCGTCCCGCTCGGGTTCCTGGCGAGTTGGATGAACTTCGGCCACACCGCACCGGAGTCGTTCGATGCCGCACCCGTCACGCTCGTCGCGCCCGCTGCCGACACCTGGACCCCGCCGGGATTGAGTGTCCGCTTCCTGCAGCGCATCTCGGCGCCCACCGAGGTGGTGCTGCTGGAGAACTGCGGGCACTACCCGATCGAGGAACCCGGCCTGGCGCAGCTGCGTGACGCGGTCACCCGGGTGGCGGAGCGAGCCGGCACACAGTGA
- a CDS encoding helix-turn-helix domain-containing protein: MAASETSTGRGSARPSKGLRAVHELFVAGEVDASYLSSIPVRPVVAQSWQRSLAVGVDPNLGGARAAVTAIERLRETHPLAPALPVIRRLLVDDAVDSGVVVAVSAADGTLLWVEGDPKACRRAEAMNFVPGADWSERSAGTNAPGTALALDRELQIRGSEHFTRIVQPWSCTAAPVHDPSTGALLGAIDLTGGSEVASAQTLALVRATAVAVENHLALLRVAGAAAEPAARRPHLVVLGGDRPRWVTTDRYGHLQATHLTGRHADILVLLSRHPEGLSADHLAVLLDDKDLDVVTVRAEMSRLRKVIGAENLGSRPYRLSTPITSDIGEVFEALDAGDVESALNRYAGPLLAQSVSPAIARLRTQLSTTLRDAMLAESRQGRTDLLRRWLELPEGRDDREGWQALRDSAGLTAVARARARGHLAGLDFELG, from the coding sequence GTGGCAGCTTCAGAGACATCGACCGGACGGGGATCCGCCCGTCCGTCGAAAGGGCTGCGTGCTGTCCACGAATTGTTCGTTGCCGGCGAGGTCGACGCGTCCTATCTGAGCTCTATTCCGGTGCGCCCCGTCGTCGCGCAGAGTTGGCAGCGCAGCCTCGCGGTCGGGGTGGATCCGAACCTCGGCGGCGCGCGGGCGGCGGTCACCGCGATCGAGCGCCTGCGTGAGACCCATCCGCTGGCGCCCGCGCTGCCGGTGATCCGGCGGCTCCTCGTCGACGACGCCGTCGACTCCGGCGTGGTGGTCGCGGTGAGCGCCGCCGACGGCACACTGCTGTGGGTTGAAGGCGACCCGAAGGCGTGCCGCCGGGCTGAGGCGATGAACTTCGTCCCCGGCGCCGACTGGAGTGAGCGCAGCGCCGGCACCAACGCGCCCGGCACCGCGCTGGCACTGGACCGTGAACTGCAGATCCGCGGATCGGAACACTTCACCCGCATCGTCCAGCCGTGGAGTTGCACCGCCGCGCCGGTGCACGATCCCAGCACCGGCGCGCTGCTCGGTGCCATCGACCTGACCGGGGGCTCGGAGGTCGCGTCGGCTCAGACGCTGGCGCTGGTGCGCGCCACGGCGGTGGCCGTCGAGAATCACCTGGCCCTGCTGCGGGTGGCAGGAGCCGCGGCCGAGCCCGCCGCTCGCCGACCTCACCTGGTGGTGCTCGGGGGCGACCGGCCGCGCTGGGTGACCACCGACCGGTACGGACACCTGCAGGCCACCCACCTGACGGGTCGCCATGCCGACATCCTGGTGCTGCTCAGCCGTCATCCGGAGGGGCTGTCGGCCGACCATCTGGCGGTGCTGCTCGACGACAAGGACCTTGACGTCGTCACGGTCCGCGCCGAGATGTCGCGACTGCGCAAAGTCATCGGCGCCGAGAACCTCGGGTCCCGGCCGTACCGGCTGTCGACGCCGATCACCAGCGATATCGGCGAGGTGTTCGAGGCCCTCGACGCCGGCGATGTCGAGTCGGCGCTCAACCGCTACGCCGGTCCGCTGCTCGCCCAGTCGGTGTCCCCGGCCATCGCCCGGCTGCGCACCCAGCTGTCGACGACCCTGCGTGATGCGATGCTCGCCGAGAGCCGGCAGGGCCGCACCGATCTGCTGCGGCGGTGGCTCGAGCTGCCCGAAGGGCGCGACGACCGCGAGGGGTGGCAGGCGCTGCGCGACAGCGCCGGACTCACCGCGGTGGCCCGCGCCCGGGCCCGGGGTCACCTCGCCGGTCTGGACTTCGAACTCGGCTGA
- a CDS encoding type VII secretion-associated protein: MTTVVVEVGPAAVRGPDDAPREWVSAALACIDDPLALVQDRVVDVAVLWRDVLRAAAGGAASHLVLVVPTWWPAGRAGVVGEAARGLAPQVTVLRRGSVLGDGGRAVVELAAEVAVVTRPGAGPAVVSRDDDALIAHLHPGTSVLIDTPAAVAPLSPTAAARLGRLAAVLTYGDRIGLHAAVRNAVAQPRRRKPPNRRSGAVLAGVALTAAAAGGGWAAQAVSDAPPSPAGSRLLREGRVGVSVPASWTVERVTAGPGSPRVRVAAAGGLPALHLTQADGDAASVEEVAESLRRAMGSAPPGVFVDFDPDGERAGRAAVTYLERRTDSQTWWTVLVDGTLRIAIGCQSAPEQRRLVEDVCDEAVRSAHALR, from the coding sequence GTGACCACCGTCGTCGTCGAGGTCGGCCCGGCTGCGGTCCGTGGCCCCGACGACGCTCCGCGCGAATGGGTTTCGGCGGCGTTGGCCTGCATCGACGACCCGCTGGCTCTGGTGCAGGACCGGGTCGTCGACGTCGCGGTGCTGTGGCGGGACGTACTGCGCGCGGCTGCCGGCGGGGCCGCGAGCCACCTGGTGCTGGTGGTGCCGACGTGGTGGCCGGCCGGTCGGGCCGGCGTCGTCGGCGAGGCCGCACGCGGCCTCGCGCCACAGGTCACCGTGCTGCGACGGGGCTCTGTGCTCGGCGACGGCGGACGCGCGGTGGTGGAACTGGCCGCGGAGGTTGCCGTGGTGACGAGGCCCGGCGCCGGGCCCGCGGTGGTGTCCCGCGACGACGACGCGCTCATCGCGCACCTCCACCCCGGGACGTCGGTGCTGATCGACACCCCGGCCGCAGTGGCGCCGCTGTCGCCCACCGCGGCTGCCCGCCTCGGCCGGCTCGCAGCGGTGCTCACCTACGGCGATCGCATCGGCCTGCACGCCGCCGTGCGGAACGCCGTTGCGCAACCGCGCCGGCGGAAGCCTCCGAACCGGCGATCCGGCGCCGTCCTGGCCGGCGTGGCACTGACCGCGGCCGCCGCCGGAGGAGGCTGGGCGGCGCAGGCGGTGTCGGACGCACCGCCGTCGCCGGCAGGCAGCCGGCTGCTGAGGGAGGGCCGGGTCGGTGTCTCGGTGCCCGCCTCGTGGACCGTCGAGCGAGTCACCGCGGGGCCGGGTTCGCCGCGGGTCCGCGTCGCCGCCGCCGGCGGCCTGCCCGCCCTGCACCTCACCCAGGCCGACGGCGACGCGGCCTCCGTCGAGGAGGTCGCCGAATCTCTCCGTCGGGCAATGGGATCCGCGCCACCCGGGGTGTTCGTCGACTTCGATCCCGACGGGGAGCGCGCCGGCCGGGCGGCCGTGACCTACCTGGAGCGGCGGACCGACAGCCAGACATGGTGGACCGTGCTGGTCGACGGCACGCTGCGCATCGCGATCGGGTGTCAGAGCGCCCCGGAGCAGCGGCGGCTCGTCGAGGACGTGTGCGACGAAGCCGTGCGCTCCGCCCACGCGCTGCGATGA
- a CDS encoding WXG100 family type VII secretion target, translated as MTHTLSYNFGEIEYTVRQEIHRTSARLNGALDDLRAQIAPLQATWTRESAEAYRAEQTRWEQSAAALNEILVSLGNAVRDGADDVADTDRRAANAWGA; from the coding sequence ATGACCCACACGCTGTCCTACAACTTCGGTGAGATCGAGTACACCGTCCGTCAGGAGATCCACCGCACCTCCGCCCGCCTCAACGGCGCCCTCGACGACCTGCGCGCCCAGATCGCCCCGCTGCAGGCGACGTGGACGCGGGAGTCCGCCGAGGCGTACCGCGCCGAGCAGACCCGCTGGGAACAGTCCGCGGCGGCGCTCAACGAGATCCTGGTCAGCCTCGGCAACGCGGTCCGGGACGGCGCGGACGACGTCGCCGACACCGACCGCCGAGCCGCCAACGCCTGGGGCGCCTGA
- a CDS encoding TetR/AcrR family transcriptional regulator, with translation MNTLVEAAAQVFSREGLNATTNRIAERAGLSIGTLYQYFPDKYALLEAIAERHERDADGQLTEVFARLRAEAPPFEATMRVVLEAVVGAHDERPRLHALLHRLVRPTADQLAALTDLEDRICAEVAFHLKRCGRGGDDVETTARTVVHAIDAQLHRVMPRGEFDIGDARDALMITVCRLAPPPG, from the coding sequence GTGAACACGCTGGTGGAGGCCGCCGCGCAGGTGTTCTCCCGCGAGGGGCTGAACGCGACGACGAACCGGATCGCCGAGCGCGCGGGTCTGTCCATCGGCACGCTGTATCAGTACTTCCCGGACAAGTACGCGCTGTTGGAGGCGATCGCCGAGCGGCACGAGCGCGACGCCGACGGGCAGCTGACCGAGGTGTTTGCCCGGCTCCGGGCCGAGGCACCGCCTTTCGAGGCGACGATGCGCGTGGTGCTGGAGGCCGTGGTCGGCGCGCATGACGAGCGGCCACGGTTGCACGCCCTGCTGCACCGGCTGGTGCGGCCGACCGCCGATCAGCTCGCTGCGCTGACCGACCTCGAAGACCGCATCTGCGCCGAGGTGGCGTTCCACCTCAAGCGCTGCGGCCGCGGAGGTGACGACGTCGAGACGACGGCCCGGACCGTGGTCCATGCGATCGACGCACAACTACACCGGGTAATGCCGCGCGGCGAGTTCGACATCGGGGACGCGAGGGACGCGCTGATGATCACTGTGTGCCGGCTCGCTCCGCCACCCGGGTGA
- a CDS encoding WXG100 family type VII secretion target, translating to MPTPSGAAGAALTTDLDLMLSVAGKTDARNEEIRAMLHSFIGAMSSVPPSVWGGVAAVRFRDVVERWNAESMKLHAALARIAETIRDNERILREVADGHSQRIASVAAHL from the coding sequence ATGCCGACACCGTCAGGGGCCGCCGGGGCGGCGCTGACCACCGATCTCGACCTCATGCTGTCGGTGGCAGGCAAGACCGATGCGCGCAACGAGGAGATCCGGGCCATGCTGCACTCGTTCATCGGCGCGATGAGCAGTGTGCCGCCGTCGGTGTGGGGCGGCGTGGCCGCGGTCCGGTTCCGCGACGTGGTCGAGCGCTGGAACGCGGAGTCGATGAAGTTGCACGCCGCACTGGCGCGCATCGCCGAGACGATCCGGGACAACGAGCGAATCCTGCGCGAGGTGGCCGACGGTCATTCGCAGCGGATCGCCTCCGTCGCGGCGCACCTGTAG